The Ovis canadensis isolate MfBH-ARS-UI-01 breed Bighorn chromosome 13, ARS-UI_OviCan_v2, whole genome shotgun sequence genome includes a region encoding these proteins:
- the TNNC2 gene encoding troponin C, skeletal muscle isoform X1: MVRTDQQAEARSYLSEEMIAEFKAAFDMFDADGGGDISVKELGTVMRMLGQTPTKEELDAIIEEVDEDGSGTIDFEEFLVMMVRQMKEDAKGKSEEELAECFRIFDRNADGYIDAEELAEIFRASGEHVTDEELESLMKDGDKNNDGRIDFDEFLKMMEGVQ, translated from the exons ATGGTAAGG ACCGACCAGCAGGCTGAGGCCCGGTCCTACCTCAGCGAGGAGATGATCGCTG AGTTCAAGGCCGCCTTCGACATGTTTGACGCGGACGGCGGCGGGGACATCAGCGTCAAGGAGCTGGGCACCGTGATGAGGATGCTGGGTCAGACACCCACCAAAGAGGAGCTGGACGCCATCATCGAAGAGGTGGATGAGGATG GCAGCGGCACCATCGACTTCGAGGAGTTCTTGGTCATGATGGTGCGCCAGATGAAAGAGGACGCCAAGGGCAAGAGCGAAGAGGAGCTGGCTGAGTGTTTCCGCATCTTCGACAG GAACGCGGACGGCTACATCGACGCCGAGGAGCTGGCGGAGATTTTCCGAGCCTCCGGGGAGCACGTGACAGACGAGGAGCTCGAATCCCTGATGAAGGACGGGGACAAGAACAACGACGGCCGCATTGACTTCGACG AGTTCCTGAAGATGATGGAGGGCGTGCAGTAA
- the SNX21 gene encoding sorting nexin-21, which yields MASRLLHRLRHALTGDGPGEAAAGPEAEQFPESSELEDDDAEGLSSRLSGTLSFTSAEDDDEEDGEDDDDADPDPLSAGDRVAGEDAGPSCAQAERSPPPDGQRGSQLLTRQLQDFWKKSRNTLVPQRLLFEVTNATVVKDPPSKYVLYTLAVMGPGSPDSQPAQISRRYSDFERLHRNLQRQFRGPMAGISFPRKRLRQNFTAETIACRSRAFEQFLGHLQAVPELRHAADLQDFFVLPELRRAQSLTCTGLYREALALWANAWQLQAQLGIPCGPDRRLLTLAGLAVCHQELEDAGEARACCERALQLLGAKSPHPLLAPFLEAHVRLSWRLGLDKRHSEAQLQALQEAGLTPTPPPSLKELLIKEVLD from the exons ATGGCCTCGCGGCTCCTGCACCGGCTGCGGCACGCCCTGACTGGCGACGGCCCCGGGGAGGCGGCGGCCGGCCCCGAGGCCGAGCAGTTCCCGGAGAGCTCGGAACTGGAGGACGACGATGCCGAGGGCCTGTCGTCCCGCCTCAGCGGCACCTTGAGCTTCACCAGCGCCGAGGACGACGACGAGGAGGACGGCGAGGACGACGACGACGCTGACCCCGACCCGCTGTCCGCTGGCGACCGGGTGGCGGGAGAAGACGCAG GCCCATCCTGTGCTCAAGCAGAACGGAGTCCCCCACCTGATGGGCAGCGGGGCAGTCAGCTCCTGACCCGGCAGTTgcaagatttctggaagaagtCCCGGAACACCCTGGTACCCCAGCGGCTGCTCTTTGAGGTGACCAACGCCACCGTGGTTAAGGACCCACCCTCCAAGTACGTG CTCTACACCCTCGCCGTGATGGGCCCGGGGTCACCGGATAGCCAGCCGGCCCAGATCTCCCGCCGCTACTCAGACTTTGAGCGGTTGCACCGAAACCTGCAGCGGCAGTTCCGGGGCCCCATGGCTGGCATCTCCTTCCCCCGCAAGCGCCTGCGCCAGAACTTTACCGCCGAGACGATTGCCTGCCGCAGCCGGGCCTTCGAGCAGTTTCTGGGCCACCTCCAGGCTGTGCCTGAGCTGCGCCATGCTGCAGACCTGCAGGACTTCTTCGTGCTGCCTGAGCTGCGGCGGGCACAGAGCCTCACCTGTACCGGCCTCTACCGCGAGGCCCTGGCGCTCTGGGCCAACGCCTGGCAGCTACAGGCCCAGCTGGGCATCCCCTGTGGCCCAGACCGACGTCTGCTAACCCTGGCGGGGCTGGCCGTGTGCCACCAGGAGCTGGAGGACGCCGGGGAGGCCCGGGCATGCTGTGAGAGGGCCCTACAGCTGCTGGGGGCTAAGAGCCCGCACCCTCTGCTGGCCCCCTTTCTGGAGGCCCACGTGCGGCTCTCCTGGCGCTTGGGCCTGGACAAACGCCACTCTGAGGCCCAGCTCCAGGCCCTGCAGGAGGCAGGCCTGACCCCCACGCCACCTCCCAGTCTTAAAGAGTTACTCATCAAGGAGGTGCTGGACTAG
- the TNNC2 gene encoding troponin C, skeletal muscle isoform X2: protein MTDQQAEARSYLSEEMIAEFKAAFDMFDADGGGDISVKELGTVMRMLGQTPTKEELDAIIEEVDEDGSGTIDFEEFLVMMVRQMKEDAKGKSEEELAECFRIFDRNADGYIDAEELAEIFRASGEHVTDEELESLMKDGDKNNDGRIDFDEFLKMMEGVQ, encoded by the exons ATG ACCGACCAGCAGGCTGAGGCCCGGTCCTACCTCAGCGAGGAGATGATCGCTG AGTTCAAGGCCGCCTTCGACATGTTTGACGCGGACGGCGGCGGGGACATCAGCGTCAAGGAGCTGGGCACCGTGATGAGGATGCTGGGTCAGACACCCACCAAAGAGGAGCTGGACGCCATCATCGAAGAGGTGGATGAGGATG GCAGCGGCACCATCGACTTCGAGGAGTTCTTGGTCATGATGGTGCGCCAGATGAAAGAGGACGCCAAGGGCAAGAGCGAAGAGGAGCTGGCTGAGTGTTTCCGCATCTTCGACAG GAACGCGGACGGCTACATCGACGCCGAGGAGCTGGCGGAGATTTTCCGAGCCTCCGGGGAGCACGTGACAGACGAGGAGCTCGAATCCCTGATGAAGGACGGGGACAAGAACAACGACGGCCGCATTGACTTCGACG AGTTCCTGAAGATGATGGAGGGCGTGCAGTAA
- the ACOT8 gene encoding acyl-coenzyme A thioesterase 8 isoform X1, with amino-acid sequence MSPPQDPEDEQGGGDPPRDLRSVLVTSVLNLEPLDEDLFRGTHYWVPSTQRLFGGQIVGQALVAAAKSVSEDVHVHSLHCYFVRTGKPTLPYSGQTAAHQAPPSLGSSSKNTGVSCHFLLQCMKMKSESEVAQSCPTLRDPMYCSPPGSSVHGIFQARVLEWGAIAFSKNSFILKGDPKVPVLYQVERTRTGASFSVRFVKAVQHGRPIFICQASFQKAQPSPMQHQFSMPAVPPPEELLNHKALIDQCLRDPKLQKYQVGLNRIAAQEVPIEIKLVNPTTPCKLKKMEPKQMFWVRARGHIGEGDMKMHCCVAAYISDFAFLGTAILPHRWQYKVDFMVSLDHSMWFHAPFRADHWMLYECESPWAGSSRGLVHGRLWRQDGVLAVSCAQEGVIRVKPWDSTSKL; translated from the exons AGGAACGCATTACTGGGTACCCTCAACTCAGCGGCTGTTTGGGGGTCAGATCGTGGGCCAGGCCCTGGTGGCTGCAGCCAAGTCTGTGAGTGAAGATGTCCATGTGCATTCCCTGCACTGCTACTTTGTACGGACAGGTAAACCAACTCTTCCCTACTCCGGACAG acagcagcccaccaggctcccccatccctgggatcctccagcaagaacactggagtgagttgccatttccttctccaatgcatgaaaatgaaaagtgaaagtgaagtcgctcagtcgtgtccgactcttcgcgaccccatgtactgcagcccaccaggctcctccgtccatgggattttccaggcacgagtactggagtggggtgccattgccttctccaagaactcATTCATACTGAAAG GGGACCCGAAGGTGCCGGTGCTGTACCAGGTGGAGCGGACGCGGACAGGGGCAAGCTTCTCTGTGCGCTTCGTGAAGGCCGTGCAACATGGCAGGCCCATCTTTATCTGCCAGGCCTCCTTCCAgaaggcccagcccagccccatgcAGCACCAGTTCTCCATGCCTGCCGTGCCCCCGCCGGAGGAGCTGCTTAACCACAAGGCCCTCATTGACCAATGTTTAAG AGACCCGAAGCTCCAGAAGTACCAAGTGGGGCTGAACCGAATTGCTGCCCAGGAGGTGCCCATTGAGATCAAGCTGGTAAACCCAACTACTCCATGCAAACTGAAGAAAATGGAGCCCAAACAGATGTTCTGGGTGCGAGCCCGGGGCCATATTG GCGAGGGCGACATGAAGATGCACTGCTGCGTGGCGGCCTATATCTCGGACTTTGCCTTCCTGGGCACAGCAATACTGCCCCACCGCTGGCAGTACAAGGTGGACTTCATGGTCTCTCTGGACCACTCCATGTGGTTCCATGCCCCTTTCCGAGCTGATCACTGGATGCTCTATGAGTGTGAGAGCCCCTGGGCCG GCAGCTCCCGGGGCCTGGTTCACGGGCGGCTGTGGCGTCAGGACGGGGTCCTGGCTGTGTCCTGTGCCCAGGAGGGCGTGATCCGAGTTAAGCCCTGGGACTCAACGAGCAAGCTGTAG